The Microcella flavibacter DNA segment GTCGAGGAAGAGCACCTGGCCGGTGCGGTCGATCGCGCCGCCGCGACCCGCCGTCTTGTCCTTCGCGAAGAACCACACGCAGACCGGGATGCCCGTCGAGCGGAACAGCTGCGTCGGCAGCGCCACCATGCACGAGACGAGGTCCGCCTCGACGATCTCGGCGCGGATCTGGCCCTCGCCGCTCGAATTCGACGACATCGAACCATTGGCCATGACGACGCCGGCCTGCCCACCCGGGGCGAGCTTCGCGAGGATGTGCTGGATCCACGCGTAGTTCGCGTTGCCGGCAGGCGGTACTCCGAAGCGCCAGCGCGGGTCGGCCTCGTTGCGTGCCCAGTCCTTGATGTTGAACGGAGGGTTCGCCATGACGAAGTCGGCCTGCAGATCGGCGTGCAGATCGCGCGCGAAGGTGTCACCCCACACCCCGCCGAGGTTGCTGCCGAGGCCGTGGATGGCGAGGTTCATCTTCGCCATGCGCCAGGTGCGCTCGTTGAGCTCCTGCCCGTAGACCGAGATGTCGCTGCCCTCGCGCTGGTGGCCCTCGAGGAACTTCTCGGCCTGCACGAACATGCCGCCCGAGCCGCAGCAGGGGTCGTAGACGCGACCGTGGGTGGGCTGCAGCATCTCGACCAGCACCCGCACCACTCCGGCCGGCGTGTAGAACTCGCCGCCGCGCTTGCCCTCGGCGGCGGCGAACTTCTCGAGGAAGTACTCGTACACCTCGCCCAGCAGGTCGCGCGCTCGGCCCGCGCCCTGGCCGGTGAAGCGCGCCGAGTTGAACAGATCCATGAGCTCGCCGAGCCGGCGCTGGTCGACGTTGTCGCGGTTGTAGATGCGCGGCAGGGTCGAAGCCAGACCCGGGTTCGAATCCATCACCTGCCCCATCGCCTCATCGATCAGCAGACCGATCTGCTTCGGCGGTTCGGCCCCCACGGCCGGCAGGCCCTTCGCGTTCTCGGCGAGGTAGCCCCAGCGCGCGCGCTCGGGCACCCAGAAGACGCCCGAGCCGGTGTACTCGTCGACGTCGTCGACCAGCTGGGCAACCTGCTCGTCGTCGAGCCCGTCGGCGAGCAGCTCGGTGCGGATGCGCTCGCGCCGCTCCTCGAACGCGTCGGAGACGTACTTGAGGAACACCAGGCCGAGGATCACGTCCTTGTACTGCGAGGCGTCCATCGACCC contains these protein-coding regions:
- a CDS encoding class I SAM-dependent DNA methyltransferase, which translates into the protein MPPRMKSPAAPSTMKELKDTLWKAADKLRGSMDASQYKDVILGLVFLKYVSDAFEERRERIRTELLADGLDDEQVAQLVDDVDEYTGSGVFWVPERARWGYLAENAKGLPAVGAEPPKQIGLLIDEAMGQVMDSNPGLASTLPRIYNRDNVDQRRLGELMDLFNSARFTGQGAGRARDLLGEVYEYFLEKFAAAEGKRGGEFYTPAGVVRVLVEMLQPTHGRVYDPCCGSGGMFVQAEKFLEGHQREGSDISVYGQELNERTWRMAKMNLAIHGLGSNLGGVWGDTFARDLHADLQADFVMANPPFNIKDWARNEADPRWRFGVPPAGNANYAWIQHILAKLAPGGQAGVVMANGSMSSNSSGEGQIRAEIVEADLVSCMVALPTQLFRSTGIPVCVWFFAKDKTAGRGGAIDRTGQVLFLDARNLGHMVDRAERALSDDDIALIADTFHAWRGTPTIDEDAPREYSDVPGFAYSATLAEIKAADYALTPGRYVGAAEVEDDGEPLEQKLERLTAELYAQFEESDRLARVVREQLGRVS